A region from the Dendropsophus ebraccatus isolate aDenEbr1 chromosome 1, aDenEbr1.pat, whole genome shotgun sequence genome encodes:
- the LOC138771585 gene encoding phospholipid scramblase 2-like isoform X2 — protein sequence MYNTFGSGAMDPNTMLSTDTSVVTKASQDEPPSYNLIAPYAPPDTCPPPAPLSSDIGGRVLGGLSPGMEHLLQVNQLTVREKFRVSQGRGFFFDVFNHIGQRLFQADQSAVCCGPFYDVSIKDNSGNEVVHLLEPCRCTCTREMEVQCPMGTPVGFVRLHWNRLITHLSVMNSSKEVIFLILGPSFQDSIFGNSTYENYLIKAARRDLQAQARRN from the exons ATACATTTGGATCTGGTGCCATGGACCCTAACACCATGCTGTCCACAG ATACATCAGTTGTGACTAAAGCTTCTCAAGATGAGCCCCCGAGTTACAACCTTATTGCCCCATATGCCCCTCCGGATACATGCCCACCACCTGCTCCACTAAGTTCTGATATAGGTGGCAGAGTACTCGGAGGCCTCTCCCCCGGCATGGAGCACCTCCTCCAG GTTAACCAGCTGACAGTGAGAGAGAAAT TTAGAGTGTCACAGGGAAGGGGTTTCTTCTTTGATGTGTTCAATCACATTGGTCAGCGACTATTCCAGGCAGATCAGAGTGCTGTGTGCTGTGGACCTTTCTATGATGTCAGCATTAAGGACAATAGTGGCAATGAGGTCGTGCACCTGCTGGAGCCCTGCCGCTGCACCTGTACCCGGGAG ATGGAGGTGCAGTGCCCAATGGGGACTCCGGTTGGATTTGTGAGGTTACATTGGAACAGACTGATCACCCACCTGTCAGTGATGAATTCCTCGAAGGAGGTGATCTTCCTCATCCTGGGACCCAGCTTCCAGGACAGTATATTTGGCAACAGCACCTATGAG AACTATCTCATTAAGGCAGCGAGGAGGGATCTGCAGGCGCAGGCGCGGAGAAATTGA
- the LOC138771585 gene encoding phospholipid scramblase 2-like isoform X1 — protein sequence MYNTFGSGAMDPNTMLSTDTSVVTKASQDEPPSYNLIAPYAPPDTCPPPAPLSSDIGGRVLGGLSPGMEHLLQVNQLTVREKFRVSQGRGFFFDVFNHIGQRLFQADQSAVCCGPFYDVSIKDNSGNEVVHLLEPCRCTCTREMEVQCPMGTPVGFVRLHWNRLITHLSVMNSSKEVIFLILGPSFQDSIFGNSTYEVKSRDEQHVVGMIKMETDHSLVTFPVDMEVTVKALLLGSSLYLNYLIKAARRDLQAQARRN from the exons ATACATTTGGATCTGGTGCCATGGACCCTAACACCATGCTGTCCACAG ATACATCAGTTGTGACTAAAGCTTCTCAAGATGAGCCCCCGAGTTACAACCTTATTGCCCCATATGCCCCTCCGGATACATGCCCACCACCTGCTCCACTAAGTTCTGATATAGGTGGCAGAGTACTCGGAGGCCTCTCCCCCGGCATGGAGCACCTCCTCCAG GTTAACCAGCTGACAGTGAGAGAGAAAT TTAGAGTGTCACAGGGAAGGGGTTTCTTCTTTGATGTGTTCAATCACATTGGTCAGCGACTATTCCAGGCAGATCAGAGTGCTGTGTGCTGTGGACCTTTCTATGATGTCAGCATTAAGGACAATAGTGGCAATGAGGTCGTGCACCTGCTGGAGCCCTGCCGCTGCACCTGTACCCGGGAG ATGGAGGTGCAGTGCCCAATGGGGACTCCGGTTGGATTTGTGAGGTTACATTGGAACAGACTGATCACCCACCTGTCAGTGATGAATTCCTCGAAGGAGGTGATCTTCCTCATCCTGGGACCCAGCTTCCAGGACAGTATATTTGGCAACAGCACCTATGAG GTGAAGTCTCGGGATGAGCAGCATGTGGTTGGGATGATAAAGATGGAGACAGATCATTCTCTGGTTACCTTCCCGGTTGATATGGAGGTGACGGTGAAGGCGTTGTTGTTAGGCTCCTCCCTGTATCTG AACTATCTCATTAAGGCAGCGAGGAGGGATCTGCAGGCGCAGGCGCGGAGAAATTGA